One Nicotiana tomentosiformis chromosome 4, ASM39032v3, whole genome shotgun sequence genomic window carries:
- the LOC104118614 gene encoding serine hydroxymethyltransferase, mitochondrial-like — translation MAMAMAMALRKLSCGSSIKLPRPFSNGSSLYYMSSLPNQAIREREDPRVTWIKQLNAPLEDIDPEIADIIEHEKARQWKGLELIPSENFTSLSVMQAVGSVMTNKYSEGYPGARYYGGNEYIDMAERLCQKRALEVFNLDPAKWGVNVQSLSGSPSNFQVYTALLKPHERIMALDLPHGGHLSHGYQTDTKKISAVSIFFETMPYRLDESTGYIDYDQLEKSAVLFRPKLIVAGASAYARLYDYARIRKVCDKQKAVLLADMAHISGLVAAGVIPSPFEYADVVTTTTHKSLRGPRGAMIFFRKGLKEINKQGKEVMYDYEDKINQAVFPGLQGGPHNHTISGLAVALKQVMTPEYKAYQEQVLSNCSKFAESLLANGYDLVSGGTENHLVLVNLRNKGIDGSRVEKVLESVHIAANKNTVPGDVSAMVPGGIRMGTPALTSRGFIEEDFVKVAEFFDAAVKLALKVKVETQGTKLKDFVETLSSDSKIQSEIARLRQDVEDYAKQFPTIGFEKETMKYKD, via the exons ATGGCAATGGCTATGGCTATGGCTCTTCGTAAACTCTCTTGTGGTTCCTCCATTAAGCTTCCTCGTCCTTTTTCCAATGGCTCTTCCCTCTATTACATG TCGTCTCTGCCTAATCAAGCAATTCGTGAAAGGGAGGATCCGCGTGTTACT TGGATAAAGCAGCTGAATGCGCCACTTGAGGATATCGATCCAGAGATCGCCGACATCATTGAGCATGAGAAAGCTAGGCAATGGAAG GGTCTTGAGCTTATCCCTTCAGAGAATTTTACGTCATTGTCAGTGATGCAAGCAGTTGGATCAGTAATGACCAACAAATACAGTGAAGGCTATCCTGGTGCTAGATACTATGGAGGAAATGA GTACATTGACATGGCAGAGAGATTGTGTCAAAAACGTGCATTAGAAGTTTTTAACTTGGATCCCGCCAAATGGGGAG TCAACGTTCAGTCGCTGTCTGGATCCCCTTCAAACTTTCAAGTGTACACCGCTTTATTAAAGCCTCATGAGAGAATTATGGCACTCGATCTTCCTCATGGTGGACATCTCTCACATGGTTATCAG ACCGACACAAAGAAAATTTCTGCTGTGTCTATCTTTTTCGAGACCATGCCATACAGATTGGATGAGAGCACAGGTTATATTGACTATGATCAG CTGGAGAAAAGTGCAGTACTCTTTCGACCAAAGTTAATTGTTGCTGGTGCAAGTGCTTATGCTCGCTTATATGATTATGCACGTATCCGCAAG GTATGTGACAAGCAAAAAGCTGTTCTCTTGGCGGACATGGCACATATCAGTGGCTTGGTTGCTGCTGGAGTCATTCCTTCTCCTTTTGAGTATGCAGATGTTGTTACTACCACAACTCACAAGTCACTTCGTGGTCCACGTGGGGCAATGATCTTTTTCAGAAAAGGGCTGAAGGAGAtaaacaaacaaggaaaagaa GTGATGTATGACTATGAAGATAAAATCAACCAAGCTGTTTTTCCCGGACTTCAAGGGGGTCCCCATAATCACACAATTTCTGGCTTAGCCGTTGCTCTGAAACAA GTCATGACACCGGAATACAAGGCATACCAAGAGCAAGTTCTTAGCAATTGCTCCAAGTTTGCTGAG AGTTTGCTGGCGAACGGATATGATCTTGTGTCTGGTGGAACTGAGAATCATCTGGTTTTAGTAAACTTAAGAAATAAG GGTATTGATGGCTCTAGGGTTGAGAAGGTTTTAGAGTCTGTGCATATTGCAGCCAATAAAAACACTGTGCCCGGTGATGTATCCGCCATGGTGCCTGGTGGCATTCGCATGG GAACCCCAGCTCTGACTTCTAGGGGATTTATTGAGGAGGATTTTGTGAAAGTGGCTGAATTTTTTGATGCTGCTGTGAAGTTGGCCCTTAAGGTCAAGGTTGAGACCCAAG GAACAAAGTTGAAGGACTTTGTGGAAACTTTGAGTTCAGACTCCAAAATTCAATCTGAGATTGCCAGGCTAAGGCAGGACGTTGAGGACTATGCAAAACAATTTCCTACTATTGGTTTCGAGAAAGAAACAATGAAATACAAGGATTGA